The following coding sequences are from one Lolium rigidum isolate FL_2022 chromosome 6, APGP_CSIRO_Lrig_0.1, whole genome shotgun sequence window:
- the LOC124660076 gene encoding NDR1/HIN1-like protein 26 — translation MSLITDDPDDSPRHCATKRHHHHGAGCGRFSGTGRRRLLIAASSAATSIIALAIILWLTLRPSAPRFSLLAATAAVAGPNATGIARLDAAFVAHNPNARATALYDRLQLRASYAGGQLSAAAEPFEQTQGDVVLTALMSSSSSVAPAAAVDVGETAAGGRPTLLLRLRVEGHLRWKVASWVSGRRALAAECVAVVVLEQSQSRAVVVQGSQCATTLQ, via the coding sequence ATGTCCCTCATCACCGATGATCCCGACGATTCGCCCAGGCACTGCGCCAccaagcgccaccaccaccacggcgCCGGATGCGGCCGGTTCAGCGGCACCGGGCGCCGGCGGCTCCTGATcgcggcgtcgtcggcggcgacgTCCATCATAGCCTTGGCCATCATATTATGGCTCACCCTCCGCCCTTCCGCCCCGCGCTTCTCTCTTCTGGCCGCTACCGCAGCAGTCGCCGGTCCCAACGCCACCGGCATCGCGCGGCTCGACGCCGCCTTCGTGGCGCACAACCCCAACGCCCGCGCCACCGCGCTCTACGACCGCCTCCAGCTCCGAGCCTCCTACGCCGGCGGCCAGCTCTCTGCAGCCGCGGAGCCGTTCGAGCAGACGCAGGGAGACGTCGTGCTCACCGCCTtgatgtcgtcctcgtcgtctgtggctcctgcggcggcggtggacgtgggagagacggcggcgggcgggcggccCACGTTGCTGCTGAGGCTGCGCGTGGAGGGGCACCTCCGGTGGAAGGTGGCCTCCTGGGTGTCCGGCAGGCGCGCCCTGGCCGCCGAGTGCGTCGCCGTCGTGGTGCTCGAGCAGTCGCAGTCGAGGGCTGTCGTCGTGCAAGGATCCCAGTGCGCCACCACCCTCCAATGA